ATCTTTTACTTCGTAGCTAACAAATTGACCAACCAGATTTGTGCGTTGCTTCGGGGGGTGCTTGAGCTTCATGACATGAATCGATAATTTACATCGAGGATTGTGCGGCTTCTAGATTCCAGCAGTCTTCCAAACCAGCCGCAAAGGCTAATCGATCGCCCGCCTGGAATACCGCCGATCGCATCACGCTCCAACAGAGCAAGACATCCTGCGGCGAATCAATCCGGACTTGCAATGGCGCACCACATTGGCATTTACAAGTCAGACCCAGCTCTTGGAGTCGCCGATGCATCACCCAGCGATCGATACCTTCCACTTCGATCCAATAATCCGATTGCGCCATGACAGGCGATTCAAGATTCATTTCAAGCTGGGGGCGCGAGTGATTCAATTCCATGACAACCTCTGGAGAAAACAATTAAAAAAATACATATCTCGACTAATCAGAATGAATATTTCTACTAATTAGTTAATGGCCGGATGGCGACGATCGCGGCGGTGGATTTTTCTGGCTGTACAACGACGTTATGAAATGGCTGGACTGATCGGCCTCCGTAGTTTCTGGGTCGTCAACCATGTCAAGCGACATTTTGCCCGTACTTTTCGCTTGCTTAACCCAATTGATAATCGTGTTATAGCTAATGCCCGTATAGCGTCCGATGGCTTTGGCCTCTAACCCATTGCAGTACATCTTCACGCAAAGTTCACGCACTGGTTGCGGATAACCTCGATCGCTCTTCTCAC
Above is a window of Romeriopsis navalis LEGE 11480 DNA encoding:
- a CDS encoding Asr1405/Asl0597 family protein, which translates into the protein MELNHSRPQLEMNLESPVMAQSDYWIEVEGIDRWVMHRRLQELGLTCKCQCGAPLQVRIDSPQDVLLCWSVMRSAVFQAGDRLAFAAGLEDCWNLEAAQSSM
- a CDS encoding IS1/IS1595 family N-terminal zinc-binding domain-containing protein, with the translated sequence MKCPRCKSDYYSKNGFHNRKQKYICKECGRQWLGEKSDRGYPQPVRELCVKMYCNGLEAKAIGRYTGISYNTIINWVKQAKSTGKMSLDMVDDPETTEADQSSHFITSLYSQKNPPPRSSPSGH